From Symphalangus syndactylus isolate Jambi chromosome 17, NHGRI_mSymSyn1-v2.1_pri, whole genome shotgun sequence, one genomic window encodes:
- the SEMA6B gene encoding semaphorin-6B isoform X1, translated as MGIEGAADVACPLQWPHWAGGRSLLGLPGLGLEDRNQTALGKVTMTSACRTGATSCRLALAMQTPRASPPRPALLLLLLLLGGAHGLFPEEPPPLSVAPRDYLNHYPVFVGSGPGRLTPAEGADDLNIQRVLRVNRTLFIGDRDNLYRVELEPPTSTELRYQRKLTWRSNPSDINVCRMKGKQEGECRNFVKVLLLRDESTLFVCGSNAFNPVCANYSIDTLQPVGDNISGMARCPYDPKHANVALFSDGMLFTATVTDFLAIDAVIYRSLGDRPTLRTVKHDSKWFKEPYFVHAVEWGSHVYFFFREIAMEFNYLEKVVVSRVARVCKNDVGGSPRVLEKQWTSFLKARLNCSVPGDSHFYFNVLQAVTGVVSLGGRPVVLAVFSTPSNSIPGSAVCAFDMTQVAAVFEGRFREQKSPESIWTPVPEDQVPRPRPGCCAAPGMQYNASSALPDDILNFVKTHPLMDEAVPSLGHAPWIVRTLMRHQLTRVAVDVGAGPWGNQTVVFLGSEAGTVLKFLVRPNASTSGTSGLSVFLEEFETYRPDRCGRPGGGETGQRLLSLELDAASGGLLAAFPRCVVRVPVARCQQYSGCMKNCIGSQDPYCGWAPDGVCIFLSPGTRAAFEQDVSGASTSGLGDCTGLLRASLSEDRAGLVSVNLLVTSSVAAFVVGAVVSGFSVGWFMGLRERRELARRKDKEAILAHGAGEAVLSVSRLGERRAQGPGGRGGGGGGGGGAGVPPEALLAPLMQNGWAKATLLQGGPHDLDSGLLPTPEQTPLPQKRLPTPHPHPHALGPRAWDHGHPLLPASASSSLLLLAPARAPEQPPAPGEPTPDARLYAARPGRASHGDFPLTPHASPDRRRVVSAPTGPLDPASAADGLPRPWSPPPTGSLRRPPGPHAPPAAALRRTHTFNSGGARPGTDLAHLLPYGGADRTAPPVP; from the exons GCGCCACCTCCTGTCGCCTGGCCCTCGCCATGCAGACCCCGCGAGCGTCCCCTCCCCGCCCGGccctgctgcttctgctgctgctacTGGGGGGCGCCCACGGCCTCTTTCCTGAGGAGCCGCCGCCGCTCAGCGTGGCCCCCAGGGACT ACCTGAACCACTACCCCGTGTTTGTGGGCAGCGGGCCCGGACGCCTGACCCCCGCAGAAGGTGCTGACGACCTCAACATCCAGCGAGTCCTGCGGGTCAACAGGACGCTGTTCATTGGGGACAG GGACAACCTCTACCGGGTAGAGCTGGAGCCCCCCACGTCCACGGAGCTGCGCTACCAGAGG AAGCTGACCTGGAGATCTAACCCCAGCGACATAAACGTGTGTCGGATGAAGGGCAAACAGGAA GGCGAGTGTCGAAACTTCGTAAAGGTGCTGCTCCTTCGGGACGAGTCCACGCTGTTTGTGTGCGGTTCCAACGCCTTCAACCCGGTGTGCGCCAACTACAGC ATAGACACCCTGCAGCCTGTCGGAGACAACATCAGCGGTATGGCCCGCTGCCCGTACGACCCCAAGCACGCCAATGTTGCCCTCTTCTCTG ACGGGATGCTCTTCACAGCTACTGTTACCGACTTCCTAGCCATTGATGCTGTCATCTACCGCAGCCTCGGGGACAGGCCCACCCTGCGCACCGTGAAACACGACTCCAAGTGGTTCAAAG AGCCTTACTTTGTCCATGCGGTGGAGTGGGGCAGCCATGTCTACTTCTTCTTCCGGGAGATTGCGATGGAGTTTAACTACCTGGAGAAG GTGGTGGTGTCCCGCGTGGCCCGAGTGTGCAAGAACGACGTGGGAGGCTCCCCCCGCGTGCTGGAGAAGCAGTGGACGTCCTTCCTGAAGGCGCGGCTCAACTGCTCTGTGCCCGGGGACTCCCATTTCTATTTCAACGTGCTGCAGGCTGTCACGGGCGTGGTCAGCCTCGGTGGCCGGCCCGTGGTCCTGGCTGTTTTTTCCACGCCCAGCAACAG CATCCCTGGCTCGGCTGTCTGCGCCTTTGACATGACACAGGTGGCAGCTGTGTTTGAAGGCCGCTTCCGAGAGCAGAAGTCCCCCGAGTCCATCTGGACGCCGGTGCCGGAGGATCAGGTGCCTCGACCCCG GCCCGGGTGCTGTGCAGCCCCCGGGATGCAGTACAATGCCTCCAGCGCCTTGCCGGATGACATCCTGAACTTTGTCAAGACCCACCCTCTGATGGACGAGGCGGTGCCCTCGCTGGGCCACGCGCCCTGGATCGTGCGGACCCTGATGAG gcacCAGCTGACTCGAGTGGCTGTGGACGTGGGAGCCGGCCCCTGGGGCAACCAGACCGTTGTCTTCCTGGGTTCCGAGGCGGGGACAGTCCTCAAGTTCCTCGTCCGGCCCAATGCCAGCACCTCAGGGACGTCTGGGCTCAGTGTCTTCctggaggagtttgagacctaccGGCCAGACAG GTGTGGACGGCCCGGCGGTGGCGAGACAGGGCAGCGGCTGCTGAGCTTGGAGCTGGACGCAGCTTCGGGGGGCCTGCTGGCTGCCTTCCCCCGCTGCGTGGTCCGAGTGCCCGTGGCTCGCTGCCAGCAGTACTCGGGGTGTATGAA GAACTGTATCGGCAGTCAGGACCCCTACTGTGGGTGGGCCCCCGACGGCGTCTGCATCTTCCTCAGCCCCGGCACCAG AGCCGCCTTTGAGCAGGACGTGTCCGGGGCCAGCACCTCAGGCTTAGGGGACTGCACAG GACTCCTGCGGGCCAGCCTCTCGGAGGACCGCGCGGGGCTGGTGTCGGTGAATCTGCTGGTGACGTCGTCGGTGGCGGCCTTCGTGGTGGGAGCCGTGGTGTCCGGCTTCAGCGTGGGCTGGTTCATGGGCCTCCGTGAGCGGCGGGAGCTGGCCCGGCGCAAGGACAAGGAGGCCATCCTGGCGCACGGGGCGGGCGAGGCGGTGCTGAGCGTCAGCCGCCTGGGCGAGCGCAGGGCTCAGGGTCCCGGGGGTCGGGGCGGGGGCGGAGGCGGCGGCGGTGGCGCCGGGGTTCCCCCTGAAGCCCTGCTGGCGCCCCTGATGCAGAACGGCTGGGCCAAGGCCACGCTGCTGCAGGGCGGGCCCCACGACCTGGACTCGGGGCTGCTGCCCACGCCCGAGCAGACGCCGCTGCCGCAGAAGCGCCTGCCCACCCCACACCCGCACCCCCACGCCCTGGGCCCCCGCGCCTGGGACCACGGCCACCCCCTGCTCCCGGCCTCCGCTTCGTCCTCCCTCCTGCTGCTGGCGCCTGCCCGGGCCCCCGAGCAGCCCCCCGCGCCGGGGGAGCCGACCCCCGACGCCCGCCTCTATGCTGCCCGGCCCGGCCGCGCTTCCCACGGCGACTTCCCGCTCACCCCCCACGCCAGCCCGGACCGCCGGCGGGTGGTGTCGGCGCCCACGGGCCCCTTGGACCCAGCCTCAGCCGCTGATGGCCTCCCGCGGCCCTGGAGCCCACCACCGACGGGCAGCCTGAGGAGGCCACCGGGCCCCCATGCCCCTCCGGCCGCCGCCCTGCGCCGCACCCACACGTTCAACAGCGGCGGGGCCCGGCCCGGCACAGACTTGGCCCACCTCCTCCCCTATGGGGGGGCGGACAGGACTGCGCCCCCCGTGCCCTAG
- the SEMA6B gene encoding semaphorin-6B isoform X2, translating to MQTPRASPPRPALLLLLLLLGGAHGLFPEEPPPLSVAPRDYLNHYPVFVGSGPGRLTPAEGADDLNIQRVLRVNRTLFIGDRDNLYRVELEPPTSTELRYQRKLTWRSNPSDINVCRMKGKQEGECRNFVKVLLLRDESTLFVCGSNAFNPVCANYSIDTLQPVGDNISGMARCPYDPKHANVALFSDGMLFTATVTDFLAIDAVIYRSLGDRPTLRTVKHDSKWFKEPYFVHAVEWGSHVYFFFREIAMEFNYLEKVVVSRVARVCKNDVGGSPRVLEKQWTSFLKARLNCSVPGDSHFYFNVLQAVTGVVSLGGRPVVLAVFSTPSNSIPGSAVCAFDMTQVAAVFEGRFREQKSPESIWTPVPEDQVPRPRPGCCAAPGMQYNASSALPDDILNFVKTHPLMDEAVPSLGHAPWIVRTLMRHQLTRVAVDVGAGPWGNQTVVFLGSEAGTVLKFLVRPNASTSGTSGLSVFLEEFETYRPDRCGRPGGGETGQRLLSLELDAASGGLLAAFPRCVVRVPVARCQQYSGCMKNCIGSQDPYCGWAPDGVCIFLSPGTRAAFEQDVSGASTSGLGDCTGLLRASLSEDRAGLVSVNLLVTSSVAAFVVGAVVSGFSVGWFMGLRERRELARRKDKEAILAHGAGEAVLSVSRLGERRAQGPGGRGGGGGGGGGAGVPPEALLAPLMQNGWAKATLLQGGPHDLDSGLLPTPEQTPLPQKRLPTPHPHPHALGPRAWDHGHPLLPASASSSLLLLAPARAPEQPPAPGEPTPDARLYAARPGRASHGDFPLTPHASPDRRRVVSAPTGPLDPASAADGLPRPWSPPPTGSLRRPPGPHAPPAAALRRTHTFNSGGARPGTDLAHLLPYGGADRTAPPVP from the exons ATGCAGACCCCGCGAGCGTCCCCTCCCCGCCCGGccctgctgcttctgctgctgctacTGGGGGGCGCCCACGGCCTCTTTCCTGAGGAGCCGCCGCCGCTCAGCGTGGCCCCCAGGGACT ACCTGAACCACTACCCCGTGTTTGTGGGCAGCGGGCCCGGACGCCTGACCCCCGCAGAAGGTGCTGACGACCTCAACATCCAGCGAGTCCTGCGGGTCAACAGGACGCTGTTCATTGGGGACAG GGACAACCTCTACCGGGTAGAGCTGGAGCCCCCCACGTCCACGGAGCTGCGCTACCAGAGG AAGCTGACCTGGAGATCTAACCCCAGCGACATAAACGTGTGTCGGATGAAGGGCAAACAGGAA GGCGAGTGTCGAAACTTCGTAAAGGTGCTGCTCCTTCGGGACGAGTCCACGCTGTTTGTGTGCGGTTCCAACGCCTTCAACCCGGTGTGCGCCAACTACAGC ATAGACACCCTGCAGCCTGTCGGAGACAACATCAGCGGTATGGCCCGCTGCCCGTACGACCCCAAGCACGCCAATGTTGCCCTCTTCTCTG ACGGGATGCTCTTCACAGCTACTGTTACCGACTTCCTAGCCATTGATGCTGTCATCTACCGCAGCCTCGGGGACAGGCCCACCCTGCGCACCGTGAAACACGACTCCAAGTGGTTCAAAG AGCCTTACTTTGTCCATGCGGTGGAGTGGGGCAGCCATGTCTACTTCTTCTTCCGGGAGATTGCGATGGAGTTTAACTACCTGGAGAAG GTGGTGGTGTCCCGCGTGGCCCGAGTGTGCAAGAACGACGTGGGAGGCTCCCCCCGCGTGCTGGAGAAGCAGTGGACGTCCTTCCTGAAGGCGCGGCTCAACTGCTCTGTGCCCGGGGACTCCCATTTCTATTTCAACGTGCTGCAGGCTGTCACGGGCGTGGTCAGCCTCGGTGGCCGGCCCGTGGTCCTGGCTGTTTTTTCCACGCCCAGCAACAG CATCCCTGGCTCGGCTGTCTGCGCCTTTGACATGACACAGGTGGCAGCTGTGTTTGAAGGCCGCTTCCGAGAGCAGAAGTCCCCCGAGTCCATCTGGACGCCGGTGCCGGAGGATCAGGTGCCTCGACCCCG GCCCGGGTGCTGTGCAGCCCCCGGGATGCAGTACAATGCCTCCAGCGCCTTGCCGGATGACATCCTGAACTTTGTCAAGACCCACCCTCTGATGGACGAGGCGGTGCCCTCGCTGGGCCACGCGCCCTGGATCGTGCGGACCCTGATGAG gcacCAGCTGACTCGAGTGGCTGTGGACGTGGGAGCCGGCCCCTGGGGCAACCAGACCGTTGTCTTCCTGGGTTCCGAGGCGGGGACAGTCCTCAAGTTCCTCGTCCGGCCCAATGCCAGCACCTCAGGGACGTCTGGGCTCAGTGTCTTCctggaggagtttgagacctaccGGCCAGACAG GTGTGGACGGCCCGGCGGTGGCGAGACAGGGCAGCGGCTGCTGAGCTTGGAGCTGGACGCAGCTTCGGGGGGCCTGCTGGCTGCCTTCCCCCGCTGCGTGGTCCGAGTGCCCGTGGCTCGCTGCCAGCAGTACTCGGGGTGTATGAA GAACTGTATCGGCAGTCAGGACCCCTACTGTGGGTGGGCCCCCGACGGCGTCTGCATCTTCCTCAGCCCCGGCACCAG AGCCGCCTTTGAGCAGGACGTGTCCGGGGCCAGCACCTCAGGCTTAGGGGACTGCACAG GACTCCTGCGGGCCAGCCTCTCGGAGGACCGCGCGGGGCTGGTGTCGGTGAATCTGCTGGTGACGTCGTCGGTGGCGGCCTTCGTGGTGGGAGCCGTGGTGTCCGGCTTCAGCGTGGGCTGGTTCATGGGCCTCCGTGAGCGGCGGGAGCTGGCCCGGCGCAAGGACAAGGAGGCCATCCTGGCGCACGGGGCGGGCGAGGCGGTGCTGAGCGTCAGCCGCCTGGGCGAGCGCAGGGCTCAGGGTCCCGGGGGTCGGGGCGGGGGCGGAGGCGGCGGCGGTGGCGCCGGGGTTCCCCCTGAAGCCCTGCTGGCGCCCCTGATGCAGAACGGCTGGGCCAAGGCCACGCTGCTGCAGGGCGGGCCCCACGACCTGGACTCGGGGCTGCTGCCCACGCCCGAGCAGACGCCGCTGCCGCAGAAGCGCCTGCCCACCCCACACCCGCACCCCCACGCCCTGGGCCCCCGCGCCTGGGACCACGGCCACCCCCTGCTCCCGGCCTCCGCTTCGTCCTCCCTCCTGCTGCTGGCGCCTGCCCGGGCCCCCGAGCAGCCCCCCGCGCCGGGGGAGCCGACCCCCGACGCCCGCCTCTATGCTGCCCGGCCCGGCCGCGCTTCCCACGGCGACTTCCCGCTCACCCCCCACGCCAGCCCGGACCGCCGGCGGGTGGTGTCGGCGCCCACGGGCCCCTTGGACCCAGCCTCAGCCGCTGATGGCCTCCCGCGGCCCTGGAGCCCACCACCGACGGGCAGCCTGAGGAGGCCACCGGGCCCCCATGCCCCTCCGGCCGCCGCCCTGCGCCGCACCCACACGTTCAACAGCGGCGGGGCCCGGCCCGGCACAGACTTGGCCCACCTCCTCCCCTATGGGGGGGCGGACAGGACTGCGCCCCCCGTGCCCTAG
- the LRG1 gene encoding leucine-rich alpha-2-glycoprotein, with the protein MSSWSRQRPKSPGGIQPHLSRTLSLLLLLAASAWGVALSPKDCQVFRSDHGSSISCQPPAEIPSYLPADTVHLAVEFFNLTHLPANLLQGASKLQELHLSSNGLESLSPEFLRPVPRLRVLDLTRNALTGLPPGLFQASAALDTLVLKENQLEVLEASWLHGLKALEHLGLSGNRLRKLPPGLLANFTLLRTLDLGENQLETLPPDLLRGPLQLERLHLEGNKLQVLGKDLLLPQPDLRYLFLNGNKLARVAAGAFQGLRQLDMLDLSNNSLASVPEGLWASLGQPNRDMRDGFDISGNPWICDQNLSDLYRWLQGQKDKMFSQNDTRCAGPEAVKGQTLLAVAESQ; encoded by the exons ATGTCCTCCTGGAGCAGACAGCGACCCAAAAG cccaggaggcATTCAACCCCATCTTTCTAGAACTCTgtccctgctgctgctgttggCAGCCTCAGCCTGGGGGGTCGCCTTGAGCCCCAAAGACTGCCAGGTGTTCCGCTCAGACCATGGCAGCTCCATCTCCTGTCAACCACCTGCCGAAATCCCCAGCTACCTGCCAGCCGACACCGTGCACCTGGCCGTGGAGTTCTTCAACCTGACCCACCTGCCAGCCAACCTCCTCCAGGGCGCCTCTAAGCTCCAAGAATTGCACCTCTCAAGCAACGGGCTGGAAAGCCTCTCGCCCGAATTCCTGCGGCCAGTGCCGCGGCTGAGGGTGCTGGATCTAACCCGAAATGCCCTGACCGGGCTGCCCCCGGGCCTCTTCCAGGCCTCAGCCGCCCTGGACACCCTGGTGTTGAAAGAAAACCAGCTGGAGGTCCTGGAGGCCTCGTGGCTGCACGGCCTGAAAGCCCTGGAGCATCTGGGCCTGTCTGGGAACCGCCTCCGGAAACTGCCCCCTGGGCTGCTGGCCAACTTCACCCTCCTACGCACCCTTGACCTTGGGGAGAACCAGCTGGAGACCTTGCCACCTGACCTCCTGAGGGGTCCGCTGCAATTAGAACGGCTACATCTAGAAGGCAACAAATTGCAAGTACTGGGAAAGGATCTCCTCTTGCCCCAGCCGGACCTTCGCTACCTTTTCCTGAACGGCAACAAGCTGGCCAGGGTGGCAGCCGGTGCCTTCCAGGGCCTGCGGCAGCTGGACATGCTGGACCTCTCCAATAACTCGCTGGCCAGCGTGCCCGAGGGGCTCTGGGCATCCCTAGGGCAGCCAAACCGGGACATGCGGGATGGCTTTGACATCTCCGGCAACCCCTGGATCTGTGACCAGAACCTGAGCGACCTCTATCGTTGGCTTCAGGGCCAAAAAGACAAGATGTTTTCCCAGAATGACACGCGCTGTGCTGGGCCTGAAGCCGTGAAGGGCCAGACGCTCCTGGCAGTGGCCGAGTCCCAGTGA